In Lycium ferocissimum isolate CSIRO_LF1 chromosome 11, AGI_CSIRO_Lferr_CH_V1, whole genome shotgun sequence, a single genomic region encodes these proteins:
- the LOC132037545 gene encoding uncharacterized protein LOC132037545, whose translation MNSRYFITTDSLCNSPRIIVPERMDLDVRRTPSSSSSFLIRMAIRVSRSRIFSFLRRVFHYQNSSRSQLGSNPFNSVTWMMMECIALSVQIIATAYTLVVSKKERPVWPMRIWVFGYGFGCVISLVLLYWRYWALYVRQTDDSAANSDIEQQISHDESR comes from the coding sequence ATGAATAGCCGTTACTTTATTACAACAGACTCATTGTGTAATAGTCCTAGGATTATTGTTCCAGAAAGAATGGATCTTGATGTAAGAAGaacaccctcttcttcttcttcattcttgATTAGAATGGCAATTAGAGTATCAAGATCAAGGATTTTCAGTTTCTTAAGAAGAGTATTTCATTACCAAAATAGTTCAAGATCACAACTTGGCTCAAATCCATTTAATTCTGTCACTTGGATGATGATGGAGTGTATAGCTTTAAGTGTTCAGATAATTGCAACAGCATATACATTGGTTGTTTCCAAAAAGGAAAGGCCTGTTTGGCCAATGAGGATTTGGGTTTttggatatggttttggttgtgtCATTAGTTTGGTTCTGCTTTATTGGAGATATTGGGCATTATATGTCAGGCAAACAGATGATTCTGCTGCAAATTCTGATATTGAGCAGCAAATAAGCCACGACGAATCAAGGTAA